The DNA region TTCTCGACGGCATCGATCAGCTCGGCGCTCTCCTCCACCAGGTAGGGCACGAGCGCACGGTGATCGACCTGCTGCGTCCAGACGCACCGGTCGCGCACCGCGTGCATCGTCTCCGCCGCATTGCGGAGCGGATCGCCGCCGCGGCGCGGATCCGGCGCGCGGTCGCCACGGCCGGGCTCAGGGATGGTGGGCTGGGGGAAAGCATCGGTCACGCGGGAGCCTCCGTCGGGGTCGCGGCGGCGAGGCGCCGGTAGTGGCGGGCGCGCCATGAGACGAGCACTCCGGAGAGCACGAGGGCGACCATCGACCCGGCCAGGACGCCCAGGATCGCCTCGTCGCGCACCAGCGGCGAGTCGGCGAAGGCCAGGTTCGCCAGAAGCAGCGACACGGTGAAGCCGATGCCGCCCAGCGCTCCCGCAGCGACCAGGTCGCCGAGCGGCAGCTTCTGGTCGCGGTCGCCCGCCCCGATCCGCTGCGCCGCCCACCCCGCCCCGACGATGCCGATGATCTTTCCCAGCGGCAGTGCGACCAGGATCGCCCAGAACGCCGGGGACAGCTGGGAGGCCGCCACCTGCGGGATCGGCACCAGCGCGGCCGCGAACGCGAAGATCGGGAGCACGAGCGCATTCACCCACGGCTCGATCGCGTGGCGCACCCGCAGGGCAGGCGTCTGCGCCATCGCCAGCCCCAGGAGCACTCCGGCGATCGTGGCGTGCACCCCCGAGGCGAGCACCAGCACCCAGGTGGCGGCGGCCAGGAGGACGAGCAGCACGACGACCAGCGCTCGCGCTCGGGTGTCGAGCACACGACTCAGGATCGCGAAGGCGACGACCGCGAGAAGCGCCAAGGCGAGCATGCCGAAATTCACATCCGTCGCGAACAGCACCGCTATGAACACGATCCCCACGATGTCGTCGAGGATTGCAAGCGCGAGCAGGAACACCCGTACCGTCGAGGGCAGGCCGCGTCCGAAGACAGCCAGCACGCCGAGGGCGAAGGCGATGTCCGTGGCCGTCGGGATCGGCCAGCCCTCCTCGACACCGCTGCCGGCCGCGATCGCCAGATAGATGCCGATCGGAATGAGCACTCCGCCGGCCGCGGCGATCGCCGGCTGTATCGCGCGCCGGAAACTGCGCAGCTCGCCCCGTGTCAGCTCGTACTGCAGCTCGACGGACACGGCGAAGAAGAAGATCGCGAGCAGCCCATCCGACACCCAGTGCGCGAGCGAGAGGTCCGCGACTGTTCCGGGGATTCCGACGTGCGTCAGCGAGAACTGGATGACCGCAGCGCCGATCGGCGAGTTGGCGACGATGAGGCCGGCGATCGCGGCCAGCAGCAACAGGATCGCGGGAAAGCGCACGGACCGCAGCAGTGCCATGGTTCTCCGTCCGGTCCGAGGCGAGCTCGTCCGCCGCCGCGCCGATCCAGGTGCGGGCGTCGAGCACTCGACGCATCGCCATCATGCTACCCAGCGGCGGACGCGATCCTTCCGCCGGTCTGCAGAACACCGGCTGACGGGCGCGTCGCTGCCGGGCTGTTCCCTCGGCGCGGGTACTTTGGGCGCCATGACCAGGACATGGGACGACACCGGCGTGGCCACGCAGCTCACCGAGACGTGCCCGGTGTGCGAATCGACCCGGGTGCGTGAACGGGAGCATGACTGGTTCGTGCTGGAACTCGAACGCGGCGACGAAGTGCGTAGGGAAAGCAGCGACGTCGATGTCGAGTTCAGCTGCGCAGCCTGTGCATCGCGCTGGCGCTGAGCCCTCGGCATCCGACACCGCCGCAGCGTCGGCTCGTCAGTCCAGCCGGATGTCGCGCTCGTGGCGGGCGAGGCTGCGTCCGTAGCGCTCGGTGAGCTGGATCATCAGGTCGGGGGTCTCGCGGTCGAGGCCGAACACGTAGCCGGGGAAGTCCAGCTCCTTCTGCGCCGCCCAGATCTCCTCGTGCCGTTCGGGGGGCAGGATCAGCGCCGGATCTCCCACCGCGACCCACCCGATCGGAACCACGCTGTGCGGCGGCAGCACGGAGCGCAGATGCACGACGGCGTTGATGCGCACCTCGCTGCGCTCGCCGATGCGCGCGCCGTTGAAGACGCGGGTGCCGGTGGCCAGGAACACCTCCTCGCCGATCGTCGCGCCCGAGATGCTCGCCATCGGGCCGACCAGCGTGTGCGCGCCGATGTGGACCGCGTTGGTGGCGCTCGCCCGGATCAGGGCGTTCTCCATCACGATGACGTTCGCAGCGAGGGTGATCGGGCCTCCCTCGGCTGTGATGACGGCGCCGTGCAGCACCTGGCAGTCCGCGCCGATCTGGACGTCGCCGCTGATGACGGCGGTCGGCGCGATCACCGCGTCGGGATGGATGCGGGGCTTGGCCCCGAGATGCTCGAACTGCACGCGTGTCCTCCTCGATCAGGGTCAGCGTAGCGCCGACGTGTCGGCGACTCCGCGGATTGCGGCGTGACTGTTCGCCTGCATGTTCGATACTGAGCAGGCCCAGCTCCCCGATCGGACCGCATTCCTTCGTATCTCTATGCTATTATGGAGGCAACGAAGCGCACGTGCCCAACAGCGCAGAACCGGCAGAACCGATGTGGAGATCCCATGGGGCACGTGGTCGGCAGCGACGGACCCGGGGCGTGGAGAGAACTCGACGACCTCGTCACCCGGGTCGTCGAGAATCGCGCCGCGATCGCTTCGCTTCAGGCCGACGAAGCATCACTCCTGGCAGATGCCGTCGACCTCATGATCTCCCGCACCGAAGAGCGCCGGGTCGAGGGCCGCCCGCGGACTGACAGCGACCTGCCGCTTCGCGAGATCTGCGCGGAGCTCGGCGCCGCCATGCGGATGAGCGATCGAACCGTTCAGGCTCGCATCGGCGACGCGACCACACTCCTGACCTCCTTCCGAGCGACCCACGATGCGGGGAGGGCCGGCCTGATCGACGCTGGACACGTGGCGGCGATTCGCGACGCGGGAGCAGGGATCGCCGATGCTGCGGAACGCGCCCGTTACGAACGTCAGATGCTCGAGGCTGCAGCACACGAAAGCCCCGGGCGGCTGCGTGTTCTCGGACGAGTGGTGGCGGCACGCATCGACCCCGCATCCATCGATGAACGTCACCGCGTGGCGCGGGCGAGTCGTGACGTGCGCGTGATCGGTCTTGAGGACGGCATGGCGCGCCTGATCGCGGATCTCCCGGCGGTGCCGGCGTACGCGATCTGGGACCGGCTCACCCAGATGGCGCACACCGTGCGCGACCCGGGCCTCGCCGCGCCTGATATCTGCGCGGACGACCCGTGCACCGTGGGCGCTTCCGCGAATCCACCCCCGCTCGACTGTCGCTCGATAGGCGAGCTGCGGGCCGACATCCTCGCCGATATCCTCCTGACCGCGACGCCGACCGCCCACGGCGACCGGGATGCGCTCGCCGCGATCTGCGGCCGGGTTCAGGTGATCGTCCCCGTTCTGACAGCGGCCGGCCTCAGTGACCAGCCCGCACTCCTGGCCGGTCAGGGGCCCATCGACTCCGCGACCGCGCGACGACTTGCTGCAGACGCTCCCGGCTGGGACCGCGTGATGATCCACCCGCACACGGGGATACCGCTCGCCGTCGACCGCTACCGTCCGAGCGCCGAACTCCGCCGGTTTCTGGCCGTGCGCGATGAGCACTGCCGGTTCCCCGGATGCCGGATGCCGGTGTGGCGCTGTGATCTGGATCACACGACCGATGCCGCGCGCGGCGGAGTGACCAGCCATGAGAACCTGGCGAACCTGTGCCGCCGTCACCACACTCTCAAGCACGCCTCGGAGTGGAAGGTCACGCAGGTCGGTAGCGGCGTCCTGGAGTGGACGAGCCCGACGCTGCGTCGCTACACCGACCGGCCACCGAGTACCGTCAGCTTCGTACCGGAATCCGCCTTCGCGCTGTCGCCCGACGGCGTCCCACCGCCCTTCTGAGCGGATGCGTCAGGCCGCACCTCGGCCTGCGACCCCCGCTCGCGCTCGGCTCTCAATCTCAGCGCACCTTGCGGGGCTGCTTCAGGCCGAGCATGTACGGCATCCCCTGGCCCACCGCCGCAAACGTGCTCCCCAGGCGCGCGCGCCAGGACGCCGCGCGCGGCGGCGGCAGCGTTCCGTCCAGGTCCGCGACGTCGACGAAGTACGCGCGGACCGTTCCGATCCCTTCGAGGTTCGGGGAGATCTCGCGCACGGGCTCCGGAAACGACGCCTCGTCCGTGCGGTAGAGCTCCTCGGAGATCAGAACGTACTCGGGGATGTCGACCGAGTTCTTCAGCAGACGATGCACGAGGATCACGTCGATGCCGACGAGTTTGATCCGCCCCCGGATCGTCTGGGTGGCCACCTCGCCGACGTGCGCCACGAACTTGAGCTTCAGTTCGGCCGCCTCGCGGCAGCCCACGCAGGGGCACAGGTTGGCCGCGACGTACTGCCGCTCGAGGTGGAAGGCTCGATGCATGGCCACGGCCACGTGAAGGATGTCGGTGATCGTCGTGTCGGGATCGCGCGCACCGGTCGGGCGCGAGAGGAACGCGGCGTCGCCTTCGATCTCGACCAGATCGAAGCCGCGCGCTGCCTCGATCATCCGTTCCAGCATCCGAGCGGTATTGACCTCGGCGTGTGCAAGCGTCAATCGATGCGAACCCATGTACTGGGTGTACCCGCCGATATCGGCGATCAGCAGCGCCGCGCGCTCGGATGTCATGCCTCACAATCCCATCAACGCCCGGGTATCTCAACAGGGGATTCAGGACGTGGTCGGGGGTTCGTCGAACGACTCCTTCGGAGCGAAACGGTCCAGCCGGTCTTGGACTCCCACCTCGGCCGCCCGGGCACTGGGCGTATAGCCGAGGACGACCGAGACGAACCGGTCGGCGGCCAGTGCGCGCAGCTCGAGCGCGGTTGCGGCCACAACGCTCGCCGTGCGGCGCGTGCGCCTCAGCAACGCGATCTCGCCGAACCCGTCCCCCGGACCCAGCGTCGCCACGACCCGCCCGTCGCCCACCACTTCGGCCTCGCCCGACTCGATCACGTAGTAGCGGTCGCCGACCTCTCCCTGCGTGAGGACCGCCTGGCCGGCGGGCACCGTGACCGTCTCGAGTCCACGCGCCAGCTGCTCGATCGCGGGTAGCGGCAGCGGCGCCAGCATCGGCACCCGCTGCAGCAGCCCGATGTCCACGTCGAGGTTGTCGACGGACCGGTCCAGCCGTCGCAGGCGCCACCAGGAAGCGACCGCGAGAACGGGGCAGACCAGGCCGATCCCGATCAAGGCGGCTTCTACCCCGAGCCACCCGATCACAGCCGGCGCGAGGATGGCCCCGAGCCCGATGGACACGGCGACGAGGCTCTCCAGCACGCCGAACACTCGGGCCAGCACCGCGTCGGGTGCCAGCCGCGCGATCAGCGTGAACCCGGCCACATCGATCAGGGCGTTGCCGACACCGACGAAGGCCAGCAGACCCAGTGCGGCGATCTCCTGCGGAAAGACACCCACGAGAGCGATGGGCAGTCCCCAGAGGGCGACACCGATTGCGAACCAGGCGGCCAGCCGCCCCGTCCCGACGAGCAGGGAGGCCCCGAGGGAGCCGAGCACGGCTCCCGCTCCGACCGCGGCCATGAGCGCACCCACGCCCGGATCTCCGGTGCCGAGCAGCTCGATCGCGACGACGACGGAGAACACGGTCAGCGCCCCCCGCGTCAGGGACTGTGCCGCCGCCAGACCCAGGATCAGCAGCAGATCGCGGTTCTGCACGGCCGCGCGGATGCCCTCGAGCGCTTCGCGACCCAGATCCGGGCGACGCGGTGCCGCCGGGCGCGGCGGCGCGTCGTAGCGGACCCGCAGCAGCAGCAGCGCCGCCCAGAACGAAGCGGCCGCCGCCACGGCGAACACGACGGACACGTCCGTGAACGCCAGCAGCACCGCGGCCAGCAGGGGTCCGACCAGGGTCGCGATCGAGTCGAGCATCCCGCGAACCACGTTGGCGCTGGCCAGCTCGTGCCCGGTGCGGCACAGGGTCGGCAGGAGTGCGGAGTGTGCGGGGCGGAACAGAGTGGCCGCGATCGTGGAGAGCACCGCCAGCGTGTAGACCAGAAGGATCGGGCCGGCCAGGGCGACCACGACTGCCGCGACAGCCGTCGCGACCCCGCGCAACGTCGAGACCACGACGAGCACCCGCTCCCGGCGTCCGCGATCGGCGAATGGGGACAGCAGCGGCGCGAGCAGTGCCGAGGGGAGCATGCGCAGCAGCCCCACCAGACCGAGCGCGAGGGCACCCCCGTCGTCGTAGGCGACGATGCCGAGCGCGACGGTGAAGGCCCACTCCGCGGTCCACGCGCCGAGAAAACTCAGCTGGGCGCGACGCAGGTTGTGGTTGCGCCAGTTGCTCGTGAAGGCGCAGCCGGCCTCACGGAGCCGGCGGCGGCTCGCCCCAAGGCCCATGGGCAGACTCTAAGGCCTGCCCGACCGTCACAGCCAGCGGCAGTTCCACGCTGCAGCCCAAGGCGCTCCGACGCGAGCGCGACCCTCGTACCGCCCGTGCGTCAGGCGTCCGCCGGAGCGTCCGCGGCCGCCGTCGCGCCACGGATCGCCTCGGCGCTCCTCTCAGCGGTCGGCGCGGGCGCGGGCAGCGGGAACAGCTGGTCCAGCAGCTGGCGGACCCAGGCGATCAGATCCGCATCCGAGACCCGCTCGCCGCCGGCGCGCGGCATCGGGATGACGATGGCCTCGCCACCGGCCATGACCTTCGAGCTGGGATACAGCCGTTGCAGGCGCACGCGCATCGAATCGGGAAGGTTCGCCGGTGCGATCCGCAGGTTCGGGCCCATGGCGACGATGTCCGCCAGTCCGGACTGGGCGGCGCGCCGTCGCAGTCGGGCCACCGCGAGCAGGCCCTCGGCCTCGGCCGGCAGCTCACCGTAGCGATCGCGCAGCTCGTCGACGACCTCGTCGAGGGCATCTTCCTTGGCGGTGGCGGATGCCGCGGCCGACAGCTTCTGGTAAGCCTCCAGTCGCAGTCGCTCGCTGTCGATGTACGACTCCGGGATACGGGCCTGCACGGGCAGCTCCAGGCGCAGTTCGGTTGGCCCCTCGGTGTCCTCGCCGCGGAACGTGGCCACGGCCTCGCCGATCATCCGCAGGTACAGGTCGAAGCCGACGCCGGCGATGTGCCCGGCCTGCTCGGCGCCGAGCAGGTTGCCCGCGCCGCGCAGCTCGAGATCCTTCAGGGCGACCTGCATCCCGCTGCCGAGGTCGTTGTTGACGGCGATGGTCTCCAGCCGGTCGGCCGCCGTCTCGGACAGCGGCTTGTTCTCGTCGTACAGGAAGTAGGCGTAGGCGCGCTCGCGGGCACGGCCGACCCGTCCGCGCAGCTGGTGCAGCTGGGACAGACCGTACTTGTCGGCCCTGTCGATGATGATCGTGTTGGCGTTGGCGATGTCCAGCCCGGTCTCGATGATCGTGGTGGACACCAGGACGTCGGCGCGTCTCTCCCAGAAATCGTCCACGACCTGCTCGAGGGCGTGCTCCCCCATCTGACCGTGCGCCACCGCGATGCGAGCTTCGGGGACGAGCTCGGCCAGGTGGGCGGCGACCCGCTGGATCGAGGAGACCCGGTTGTGCACGTAGAAGATCTGTCCCTCGCGGAGGAGCTCGCGGCGGATCGCGGCGGCGATCTGCTTGTCGTTGCGCGCCCCGACGTACGTCAGGATCGGATGCCGGTCCTCGGGCGGGGTCTGCAGGGTCGACATCTCGCGGATGCCGGTCACCGCCATCTCGAGCGTGCGCGGGATGGGGGTGGCGCTCATCGCGAGGATGTCGACGTTGGTCTTGAGCTTCTTCAGCTTGTCCTTGTGCTCGACGCCGAACCGCTGCTCCTCGTCGATGATCAGCAGCCCGAGGTCTTTGAAGATCACGCCCTCGGTGAGGATCCGGTGCGTTCCGATGACCATGTCCACCGTGCCGTCGGTGATGCCGGCGAGGGTGGCACGGGCTTCCTTGTCGGTCTGGAATCGGGACAGTGCGCGCACCTGCACCGGGAACCCGGCGAAGCGCTCGGTGAAGGTCTCGATGTGCTGCTTGACCAGCAGCGTCGTGGGCACCAGCATCGCGACCTGCTTGCCGTCCTGGATCGCCTTGAAGGCGGCGCGGACCGCCACCTCCGTCTTGCCGAATCCGACGTCGCCGGACAGCAGCCGGTCCATCGGGATGGGCTTTTCCATGTCCGCTTTGATCTCGTCGATGGTCTGCAGCTGATCGGGTGTCTCGGCGAACGGGAACGCCTCCTCGAGCTCGCGCTGCCAGGGCGTGTCCGGACCGAATGCGTAGCCCTTCGCGGCCATGCGCGCGGAGTAGAGCTTGACGAGTTCGACGGCGATGTCACGGACCGCCCTGCGTGCTTTGCCCTTCGCCTGGGACCAGTCGCTGCCGCCCATCTTCGACAGGGTGGGCGCCTCGCCGCCGACGTATTTGGAGAGCAGATCGAGCTGATCGGTCGGCACGAACAGCTTGTCGCCGGGGTAGCCTCGCTTGGCCGGCGCGTACTCGAGCACCAGATACTCCCGCACGCTCTTGACCGGATTACGTCCGCCGCTGGAGACCTCCCGCTGGGTGAGCTCGACGAATCGGCCGATGCCGTGCGTCACGTGCACGACGTAGTCACCGGCCTTCAGCTGGAGCGGATCGACCACATTGCGACGACGCGAGGCCAGCTTCTTGACCAGGCGCTGGTCGCTGCCGATGGTCCGCCCGTAGAACTCGGACTCGGTCAGCACCGCGAGGTTGGCATCGGCGGACTCGAACCCGCGCTCCAA from Microbacterium sp. zg-B185 includes:
- a CDS encoding Na+/H+ antiporter NhaA, whose protein sequence is MALLRSVRFPAILLLLAAIAGLIVANSPIGAAVIQFSLTHVGIPGTVADLSLAHWVSDGLLAIFFFAVSVELQYELTRGELRSFRRAIQPAIAAAGGVLIPIGIYLAIAAGSGVEEGWPIPTATDIAFALGVLAVFGRGLPSTVRVFLLALAILDDIVGIVFIAVLFATDVNFGMLALALLAVVAFAILSRVLDTRARALVVVLLVLLAAATWVLVLASGVHATIAGVLLGLAMAQTPALRVRHAIEPWVNALVLPIFAFAAALVPIPQVAASQLSPAFWAILVALPLGKIIGIVGAGWAAQRIGAGDRDQKLPLGDLVAAGALGGIGFTVSLLLANLAFADSPLVRDEAILGVLAGSMVALVLSGVLVSWRARHYRRLAAATPTEAPA
- a CDS encoding gamma carbonic anhydrase family protein, translated to MQFEHLGAKPRIHPDAVIAPTAVISGDVQIGADCQVLHGAVITAEGGPITLAANVIVMENALIRASATNAVHIGAHTLVGPMASISGATIGEEVFLATGTRVFNGARIGERSEVRINAVVHLRSVLPPHSVVPIGWVAVGDPALILPPERHEEIWAAQKELDFPGYVFGLDRETPDLMIQLTERYGRSLARHERDIRLD
- a CDS encoding HNH endonuclease signature motif containing protein, with translation MGHVVGSDGPGAWRELDDLVTRVVENRAAIASLQADEASLLADAVDLMISRTEERRVEGRPRTDSDLPLREICAELGAAMRMSDRTVQARIGDATTLLTSFRATHDAGRAGLIDAGHVAAIRDAGAGIADAAERARYERQMLEAAAHESPGRLRVLGRVVAARIDPASIDERHRVARASRDVRVIGLEDGMARLIADLPAVPAYAIWDRLTQMAHTVRDPGLAAPDICADDPCTVGASANPPPLDCRSIGELRADILADILLTATPTAHGDRDALAAICGRVQVIVPVLTAAGLSDQPALLAGQGPIDSATARRLAADAPGWDRVMIHPHTGIPLAVDRYRPSAELRRFLAVRDEHCRFPGCRMPVWRCDLDHTTDAARGGVTSHENLANLCRRHHTLKHASEWKVTQVGSGVLEWTSPTLRRYTDRPPSTVSFVPESAFALSPDGVPPPF
- a CDS encoding DUF2652 domain-containing protein, whose product is MTSERAALLIADIGGYTQYMGSHRLTLAHAEVNTARMLERMIEAARGFDLVEIEGDAAFLSRPTGARDPDTTITDILHVAVAMHRAFHLERQYVAANLCPCVGCREAAELKLKFVAHVGEVATQTIRGRIKLVGIDVILVHRLLKNSVDIPEYVLISEELYRTDEASFPEPVREISPNLEGIGTVRAYFVDVADLDGTLPPPRAASWRARLGSTFAAVGQGMPYMLGLKQPRKVR
- a CDS encoding MFS transporter; its protein translation is MGLGASRRRLREAGCAFTSNWRNHNLRRAQLSFLGAWTAEWAFTVALGIVAYDDGGALALGLVGLLRMLPSALLAPLLSPFADRGRRERVLVVVSTLRGVATAVAAVVVALAGPILLVYTLAVLSTIAATLFRPAHSALLPTLCRTGHELASANVVRGMLDSIATLVGPLLAAVLLAFTDVSVVFAVAAAASFWAALLLLRVRYDAPPRPAAPRRPDLGREALEGIRAAVQNRDLLLILGLAAAQSLTRGALTVFSVVVAIELLGTGDPGVGALMAAVGAGAVLGSLGASLLVGTGRLAAWFAIGVALWGLPIALVGVFPQEIAALGLLAFVGVGNALIDVAGFTLIARLAPDAVLARVFGVLESLVAVSIGLGAILAPAVIGWLGVEAALIGIGLVCPVLAVASWWRLRRLDRSVDNLDVDIGLLQRVPMLAPLPLPAIEQLARGLETVTVPAGQAVLTQGEVGDRYYVIESGEAEVVGDGRVVATLGPGDGFGEIALLRRTRRTASVVAATALELRALAADRFVSVVLGYTPSARAAEVGVQDRLDRFAPKESFDEPPTTS
- the mfd gene encoding transcription-repair coupling factor, whose protein sequence is MTVPGIVRALEQAESFRDAVAAASVDADFSLVEGLGAPLLASLLEKRRAGGRVGALFVVAPTGRRAESLGPALEALLPGAEVLHFPAWETLPHERLSPSPETVGRRLDVLRRIARWDGKTPLVVTSSVRGALQPLAAGLADAGEVHLAVGERGHDLTDVSARLVELAYHRVDMVSRRGEFALRGGILDVFPPIADHPYRVEFFGDEVDQIRAFSVADQRSLPGDVPAVELPASRELLLTQAVRDRARQLQDGFPGIRGMLEKMAEGIPAEGMESLIPALVDDIVTVVDYLPEGSAIALVDPERSVTRAVTLLETNREFLEAAWSAATAGAASPVDIGSGDFVSLPELRADAGRHGIVWWTLSAFDSGAADASDEGLLESSGVGAGAEIRVRGASVPSFQGNVDGATAHVGALLADGWRVVVTASGAGLVERARDVLAERGIAARRVDDVLEPPEPGVAHVVLSTLERGFESADANLAVLTESEFYGRTIGSDQRLVKKLASRRRNVVDPLQLKAGDYVVHVTHGIGRFVELTQREVSSGGRNPVKSVREYLVLEYAPAKRGYPGDKLFVPTDQLDLLSKYVGGEAPTLSKMGGSDWSQAKGKARRAVRDIAVELVKLYSARMAAKGYAFGPDTPWQRELEEAFPFAETPDQLQTIDEIKADMEKPIPMDRLLSGDVGFGKTEVAVRAAFKAIQDGKQVAMLVPTTLLVKQHIETFTERFAGFPVQVRALSRFQTDKEARATLAGITDGTVDMVIGTHRILTEGVIFKDLGLLIIDEEQRFGVEHKDKLKKLKTNVDILAMSATPIPRTLEMAVTGIREMSTLQTPPEDRHPILTYVGARNDKQIAAAIRRELLREGQIFYVHNRVSSIQRVAAHLAELVPEARIAVAHGQMGEHALEQVVDDFWERRADVLVSTTIIETGLDIANANTIIIDRADKYGLSQLHQLRGRVGRARERAYAYFLYDENKPLSETAADRLETIAVNNDLGSGMQVALKDLELRGAGNLLGAEQAGHIAGVGFDLYLRMIGEAVATFRGEDTEGPTELRLELPVQARIPESYIDSERLRLEAYQKLSAAASATAKEDALDEVVDELRDRYGELPAEAEGLLAVARLRRRAAQSGLADIVAMGPNLRIAPANLPDSMRVRLQRLYPSSKVMAGGEAIVIPMPRAGGERVSDADLIAWVRQLLDQLFPLPAPAPTAERSAEAIRGATAAADAPADA